In Bactrocera oleae isolate idBacOlea1 chromosome 3, idBacOlea1, whole genome shotgun sequence, a genomic segment contains:
- the LOC106621128 gene encoding uncharacterized protein, with amino-acid sequence MTKILGINFLLAFVVIQLIANSSAIPVQTEEEINIGDNGHPDSSRLDLNARHKVLLEFEKPFAQFSREAIKVILADLQAEPEQSVTNNNKITALKNALNKIENINLINEPLDAHEVRFVTNTIGELISQANIKLVSAVEKQKKLAFELQRFNFFFGEAFDDFITTLTAQERELDAGLVNLHQQYNESDKDEKWQIWIKLWNYFEL; translated from the exons ATGACTAAAATTTTAGGTATAAACTTTTTATTGGCTTTCGTCGTGATACAG cTGATCGCTAACAGCTCAGCTATACCTGTGCAAACCGAGGAAGAAATCAACATAGGAGACAATGGTCACCCCGACAGTAGTAGACTCGATTTAAACGCACGCCATAAAGTGTTGTTGGAATTTGAAAAGCCATTTGCGCAATTCTCACGTGAAGCAATTAAAGTGATTTTAGCTGACTTGCAAGCTGAGCCAGAGCAAAGtgttacaaataacaacaaaatcacGGCTTTAAAGAACGctttgaataaaattgaaaatataaatttaatcaaTGAACCGTTAGACGCACATGAAGTACGCTTCGTGACCAACACAATCGGCGAATTAATTTCTCAAGCGAATATTAAATTAGTGAGCGCTGTAGAGAAGCAGAAAAAGCTGGCATTTGAGTTGCAAAGATTTAACTTTTTCTTTGGTGAGGCCTTTGATGATTTCATTACAACACTGACAGCCCAGGAGCGGGAGTTGGACGCTGGGTTGGTGAATTTGCACCAGCAATACAACGAAAGTGACAAGGATGAAAAGTGGCAAATCTGGATTAAGCTATGGAATTATTTTGAGTTGTAA